One window of Branchiostoma lanceolatum isolate klBraLanc5 chromosome 8, klBraLanc5.hap2, whole genome shotgun sequence genomic DNA carries:
- the LOC136440799 gene encoding aquaporin-8-like: MSINMGDELTHLTLEKDDQPANKYETYVMPCIAEFVGLVIFVFIGTMVTGHTAAGNLWLISIALAHGLTIALLIVSIGHISGGHLNPAVTLGITIAGGVTVLQGICYVISQLLGAMVGAAFTRAILPNTTYAACSGGAHAMGGGVSITGAIVCESLLTMILVLTVLLSAVDSSTTGKALPPLAIGLAVLVGILAGGPFSGASMNPARAFGPAVAAGVWKNHYVWWVGPVIGGLVAGFIYRVFLASADRRLIAGNRNKYY, encoded by the exons ATGTCCATCAACATGGGTGACGAGCTGACCCACTTGACGCTGGAGAAGGACGACCAGCCGGCCAACAAGTACGAAACTTACGTCATGCCATGTATCGCCGAGTTCGTCGGACTCGTCATCTTCGTCTTCATCGGCACCATGGTAACAG GTCACACAGCTGCAGGAAACCTGTGGTTAATCTCCATCGCCTTGGCGCACGGGCTCACCATAGCCTTGCTTATCGTCTCTATCGGACACATCAG TGGCGGTCACCTCAATCCAGCTGTCACCTTGGGCATCACCATTGCCGGTGGGGTCACTGTTCTACAGGGCATCTGTTATGTCATCAGTCAGCTGCTGGGGGCCATGGTGGGAGCGGCATTTACAAGG GCTATCCTACCGAACACAACGTACGCTGCCTGCTCCGGAGGGGCGCACGCCATGGGCGGAGGGGTGTCCATCACTGGAGCCATCGTGTGCGAGTCCCTCCTCACCATGATCCTGGTCCTGACCGTCCTGCTGTCGGCTGTGGACTCGTCCACCACCGGCAAGGCCCTGCCTCCTCTCGCCATCGGGCTGGCCGTGCTGGTCGGCATTCTCGCAGG CGGTCCGTTCTCCGGAGCGTCCATGAACCCAGCCCGTGCGTTCGGCCCGGCGGTCGCGGCTGGAGTGTGGAAGAACCACTATGTCTGGTGGGTGGGACCCGTCATTGGTGGTCTCGTGGCTGGATTTATCTACAG GGTGTTCCTGGCTAGTGCGGATCGCCGGCTGATCGCGGGGAACAGGAATAAATATTACTGA